A single genomic interval of Polyangium spumosum harbors:
- a CDS encoding DMT family transporter, whose product MSGASGRARAAFIVALASLSFAVSSPMAMVARPAHPLFLAFGRVLLASILLFAFDPAGVVRHARAVTPAVRLRIVACGVLLGAHFALFQVGLFQTSLPAAVSLVSLEPLSVVVCAFLVHGVRPTRREQIGVLLATAGAVVIGQAAGAGDHRLSGDLFVLGAVSLYGLYVAAARAIKDALPARHAGSLIYGVAAITIFVVLPPLGALDGVTQLPARSFVALVVIAVVPTIIGHTSVQAAARTLPPAIVALVSPGETLGSIVIGALFLGLLPTGLELVGGAVILAGVLVAILGPEGRTDAPRAAEDPDARRATGT is encoded by the coding sequence GTGAGCGGCGCGTCGGGGCGGGCGCGCGCCGCGTTCATCGTGGCGCTCGCAAGTTTGTCCTTCGCCGTGAGCTCGCCGATGGCCATGGTGGCCAGGCCCGCGCACCCGCTCTTCCTCGCGTTCGGGCGCGTCCTGCTCGCCTCGATCCTGCTCTTCGCCTTCGATCCGGCGGGCGTCGTGCGGCACGCGCGCGCCGTGACGCCCGCGGTGCGGCTGCGCATCGTCGCGTGTGGCGTGTTGCTCGGCGCGCACTTCGCGCTCTTCCAGGTCGGCCTCTTCCAGACCTCGTTGCCCGCCGCCGTCTCGCTGGTCTCGCTCGAGCCGCTCAGCGTGGTCGTGTGCGCGTTCCTCGTGCACGGCGTGCGCCCCACGCGGCGTGAGCAGATCGGCGTCTTGCTCGCGACCGCGGGCGCCGTGGTGATCGGGCAGGCCGCGGGCGCGGGGGATCACAGGCTCTCCGGCGACCTCTTCGTGCTCGGCGCGGTCTCGCTGTACGGGCTCTACGTGGCGGCCGCGCGCGCGATCAAGGACGCGCTGCCGGCGCGGCACGCGGGCTCGCTCATCTACGGCGTCGCCGCGATCACGATCTTCGTGGTCCTCCCGCCGCTCGGCGCGCTCGACGGCGTGACGCAGTTGCCCGCGAGGTCGTTCGTCGCGCTCGTGGTGATCGCTGTCGTCCCCACGATCATCGGGCACACCTCGGTGCAGGCCGCGGCGCGCACGCTGCCGCCTGCGATCGTGGCGCTCGTGTCGCCGGGCGAGACGCTCGGCAGCATCGTGATCGGCGCGCTCTTCCTCGGCCTCTTGCCGACGGGCCTCGAGCTCGTGGGCGGGGCCGTCATCCTCGCCGGTGTGCTCGTCGCGATCCTCGGACCGGAGGGCCGGACGGACGCGCCGCGCGCCGCCGAAGACCCGGACGCACGCAGGGCGACCGGGACGTGA
- a CDS encoding glycosyltransferase: MYASLFQSVLFPLYETHLRKRDTLRALSELEQSQWRRPEEVAEDAFRRLLEALRHAEQNIPFYRRRFAEYGVRASQVKAPEDLAAFPILTKEDVRKHGEELVAETFQGKLHPSSTGGSTGDPMRFAFDHATYERRVAAAMRADGWAGAEMGEKELHVWGRPPGEKKGFATTKRAIHEAVWRRKYISTFHLRADRLGETVREIAAYAPRVVVGYTTPLFLIARAALEHGIEIPPPRGIITAAEKVFDHQREVIERAFGAPVFDRYGCREVMLIGAECERHEGLHLHAEGVFVELLSGGRPAAVGTPGEVVVTDLYNRAMPFIRYRNEDVAIAKAGACACGRGLPRLASVEGRTLDLILGEDSRIVAGEMFPFLFKDLPVERYQVHQRADRTVTLKIVPGPDYGPEVTKLVDERLRLVLGPNAPLDVQLVRDIPLTAAGKHRVTVSEVPVDLGSVTITRPNRERDQPTSLGGGLGSRRLRTRVAHVVLGLRAGGLERVVLDLVQGMDRARFDPMIIALDEPGELAPRLAPMDVPLRLLRRGQGLDPAVIGDLAELFGREGIDLVHTHNPRPHVHGALAALAARRVIGKRPRVVHTKHGRNYPDDAGRVLASRMASALSDRIVAVSDDARRVALEIERGSARRLVTIRNGVDTRVYEPGDAARARQALDVPADVLHVGCVARLSAEKDHATLIQAFARVRTSHPGARLTLVGDGPEREALEALVKKFGLQGAVHFLGHRDDVPVLLPGFDLFTLASRTEGTSLTLLEAAAAGLPIVATRVGGNPEIVTHGETGLLVPAGEPAALADAISSVWTRPDRAQMGRAGRALVQARYGIGQMISAYETLYAEVLRLA, translated from the coding sequence ATGTACGCGAGCCTGTTCCAGTCCGTGCTCTTCCCGCTGTACGAGACCCACCTCCGGAAGCGCGACACGCTCCGCGCGCTCTCCGAGCTCGAGCAGTCGCAGTGGCGCAGGCCCGAAGAGGTCGCCGAGGACGCGTTCCGGCGGCTGCTCGAAGCGCTGCGCCACGCCGAGCAGAACATCCCCTTCTACCGGAGGCGCTTCGCGGAGTACGGCGTGCGCGCGAGCCAGGTGAAGGCGCCCGAGGACCTCGCCGCCTTCCCCATCCTGACGAAGGAGGACGTGCGCAAGCACGGCGAGGAGCTCGTCGCCGAGACGTTCCAGGGCAAGCTGCATCCGAGCTCGACGGGCGGCTCCACCGGAGACCCGATGCGCTTCGCCTTCGACCACGCGACCTACGAGCGGCGCGTCGCGGCGGCGATGCGCGCCGACGGCTGGGCGGGCGCGGAGATGGGCGAGAAGGAGCTGCACGTCTGGGGAAGGCCACCGGGCGAGAAGAAGGGGTTCGCCACGACGAAGCGCGCGATCCACGAGGCCGTGTGGCGGCGCAAGTACATCTCGACCTTCCACCTGCGCGCCGATCGGCTCGGCGAGACCGTCCGCGAGATCGCCGCGTATGCGCCGCGCGTGGTCGTCGGGTACACGACGCCGCTCTTCTTGATCGCGCGCGCCGCGCTCGAGCACGGCATCGAGATCCCGCCGCCGCGGGGCATCATCACGGCCGCGGAGAAGGTCTTCGATCATCAGCGCGAGGTGATCGAGCGCGCGTTCGGGGCGCCCGTCTTCGATCGGTACGGCTGCCGCGAGGTGATGCTCATCGGCGCCGAGTGCGAGCGTCACGAGGGCCTGCACCTGCACGCCGAGGGGGTCTTCGTCGAGCTGCTCTCCGGAGGACGCCCGGCCGCCGTGGGCACGCCCGGCGAGGTGGTCGTCACCGACCTCTACAACCGCGCGATGCCCTTCATCCGCTACCGCAACGAGGACGTGGCGATCGCGAAGGCGGGGGCCTGCGCGTGCGGCCGTGGTTTGCCGCGCCTCGCCTCGGTCGAGGGGCGCACGCTCGACCTCATCCTCGGCGAGGACAGCCGCATCGTCGCCGGCGAGATGTTCCCCTTCCTGTTCAAGGACCTGCCGGTCGAGCGCTACCAGGTCCACCAGCGCGCCGATCGCACGGTGACGCTGAAGATCGTGCCCGGCCCGGACTACGGGCCCGAGGTGACGAAGCTCGTCGACGAGCGCCTCCGGCTCGTGCTCGGCCCGAACGCGCCGCTCGACGTGCAGCTCGTGCGCGACATCCCGCTCACCGCCGCGGGCAAACACCGCGTTACCGTCTCGGAGGTGCCCGTGGATCTCGGCAGCGTGACGATCACCCGGCCGAACCGGGAGAGGGACCAGCCGACGTCGCTCGGGGGCGGGCTCGGGTCGCGTCGGCTTCGCACGCGGGTCGCGCACGTGGTGCTCGGGCTCCGGGCTGGCGGGCTCGAGCGCGTGGTGCTCGACCTCGTGCAGGGCATGGACCGCGCGCGCTTCGATCCCATGATCATCGCGCTCGACGAGCCGGGCGAGCTCGCGCCGCGCCTCGCGCCGATGGATGTGCCGCTGCGCCTGCTCCGGCGCGGGCAGGGGCTCGATCCGGCGGTGATCGGTGATCTCGCGGAGCTCTTCGGCCGCGAAGGGATCGACCTCGTGCACACGCACAACCCGCGCCCGCACGTGCACGGCGCGCTCGCGGCCCTCGCCGCGCGGCGCGTGATCGGCAAGCGACCGCGGGTGGTCCACACGAAGCACGGGCGCAACTACCCGGACGACGCCGGGCGCGTGCTCGCGAGCCGCATGGCCTCGGCCCTCTCGGATCGTATCGTGGCCGTCAGCGACGACGCGCGGCGCGTGGCCCTCGAGATCGAGCGCGGCAGCGCGCGGCGGCTCGTGACCATCCGCAACGGCGTGGACACGCGCGTCTACGAGCCCGGCGACGCCGCGCGAGCCCGGCAGGCGCTCGACGTGCCCGCGGACGTGCTCCACGTGGGCTGCGTGGCGCGCCTCTCGGCCGAGAAGGATCACGCCACGCTGATCCAGGCCTTCGCCCGCGTGCGCACGAGCCACCCGGGCGCGCGGCTCACGCTCGTCGGCGACGGGCCGGAGCGCGAGGCGCTCGAGGCGCTGGTCAAGAAGTTTGGGCTCCAAGGAGCGGTGCACTTCCTCGGGCACCGCGACGACGTGCCCGTGCTCCTGCCCGGCTTCGACCTCTTCACGCTCGCCTCGCGCACCGAGGGGACGAGCCTCACGCTCCTCGAAGCCGCCGCCGCGGGCCTGCCGATCGTGGCCACGCGCGTCGGCGGAAATCCCGAGATCGTGACCCACGGCGAGACGGGCCTGCTCGTCCCCGCGGGCGAGCCAGCCGCGCTCGCGGACGCGATCTCGAGCGTGTGGACGCGCCCCGATCGGGCGCAGATGGGCCGAGCCGGCCGCGCGCTCGTGCAAGCGCGGTACGGCATCGGCCAGATGATCTCCGCCTACGAGACCCTGTACGCCGAGGTCCTGCGCCTCGCCTGA
- a CDS encoding ClpXP protease specificity-enhancing factor SspB, with translation MSDGRQKLPPKKEVALALLEGPSMFVHLDPRRQGVLVPKRFLDQPQLVLQVGMNMFVPITDLKVDDEGITCTLSFDRAPFWCRMPWNAIYALVGEDGRGMMWPTDIPPEVVAQMQAPPQQAKDAQKPAQKKPRAKLAAVADAPPEQKPQPEAPMRVVPAEPEPEPEPEREAEVAAKESSSVEPAAAEAAEEPKIEEATEPARPAPAPAAPGRKPRRELPPYLRVVK, from the coding sequence ATGTCCGACGGTCGCCAGAAGCTCCCGCCCAAGAAGGAGGTCGCGCTCGCCCTGCTCGAGGGGCCCAGCATGTTCGTGCACCTCGACCCCCGACGCCAGGGCGTGCTGGTGCCGAAGCGCTTCCTCGACCAGCCGCAGCTCGTCCTGCAGGTCGGCATGAACATGTTCGTCCCGATCACCGACCTCAAGGTCGACGACGAGGGCATCACCTGCACGCTCTCGTTCGATCGGGCCCCCTTCTGGTGCCGCATGCCGTGGAACGCGATCTACGCCCTCGTCGGCGAGGACGGCCGCGGCATGATGTGGCCGACCGACATCCCGCCCGAGGTGGTGGCGCAGATGCAGGCCCCGCCGCAGCAGGCGAAGGACGCGCAGAAGCCCGCGCAGAAGAAGCCGCGGGCCAAGCTCGCCGCGGTCGCGGACGCGCCGCCCGAGCAGAAGCCCCAGCCCGAGGCGCCCATGCGCGTCGTGCCCGCGGAGCCCGAGCCCGAGCCCGAGCCCGAGCGCGAGGCGGAGGTGGCAGCGAAGGAGAGTTCGTCGGTCGAACCTGCGGCCGCCGAGGCCGCGGAAGAGCCGAAGATCGAGGAAGCCACGGAGCCTGCGCGCCCCGCGCCTGCCCCCGCGGCGCCGGGCCGCAAGCCGCGCCGCGAGTTGCCGCCCTACCTGCGGGTGGTCAAGTAG
- a CDS encoding branched-chain amino acid ABC transporter permease gives MSPDSLLRRILVTLALIGAVVGLEFSFDLLIPDVALQQLALFAMVNVIVALSLNVINGMAGQFSIGHAGFVGIGAYTAAIVAGHIHKALGAEDVFFSNSFIVMPAAILAAGVVAAIFGFVVGLPSLRLRGDYLAIVTLGFAEIFRLVIATAQTGGDVEGPVAEFLAYLGGQNGYAGPDRNGVPQYAGPFWIFGAVVVCVIIAWRLKFSGWGRALRALREDEIATASVGVDPTRYKVTSFVLAATGAGIAGAMLASMRNGNPTVQPDQFTFAYSFDAITMVILGGSGSVSGAIVGGVFVTFTVKMIEQLQRFESVQALQAAYPALDLNALRMVVYASVLIGLMILRPEGIFGERELVRRKPRHRLNQAPPEPLPARTEAEAHPEEGTGPLTGKAEK, from the coding sequence GTGTCGCCCGATTCCCTCCTGCGCCGCATCCTGGTCACGCTGGCCCTCATCGGCGCGGTCGTGGGGCTCGAGTTCTCGTTCGACCTCTTGATCCCCGACGTGGCCCTGCAACAGCTCGCGCTGTTCGCCATGGTCAACGTCATCGTGGCCCTGTCGCTGAACGTCATCAACGGCATGGCGGGGCAGTTCTCCATCGGCCACGCGGGCTTCGTGGGGATCGGCGCGTACACCGCGGCCATCGTCGCCGGCCACATCCACAAGGCGCTCGGCGCCGAGGACGTGTTCTTCTCGAACTCGTTCATCGTCATGCCCGCGGCGATCCTCGCGGCGGGCGTCGTGGCCGCGATCTTCGGGTTCGTCGTGGGCTTGCCGAGCCTCCGGCTCCGGGGCGACTACCTGGCGATCGTCACGCTCGGCTTCGCGGAGATCTTCCGGCTCGTGATCGCCACGGCGCAGACGGGCGGCGACGTCGAGGGGCCGGTGGCCGAGTTCCTCGCCTACCTCGGCGGGCAGAACGGCTACGCCGGTCCCGATCGCAACGGCGTGCCGCAGTACGCCGGCCCGTTCTGGATCTTCGGCGCGGTCGTGGTCTGCGTGATCATCGCGTGGCGGCTCAAGTTCTCGGGCTGGGGGCGCGCGCTCCGGGCGCTGCGCGAGGACGAGATCGCCACGGCGAGCGTGGGCGTCGATCCGACGCGGTACAAGGTGACCTCGTTCGTCCTCGCGGCGACGGGGGCCGGCATCGCGGGCGCGATGCTCGCGTCGATGCGCAACGGCAACCCCACCGTGCAGCCCGATCAGTTCACGTTCGCCTACTCGTTCGACGCGATCACCATGGTGATCCTCGGCGGCTCGGGCAGCGTGTCGGGCGCGATCGTGGGCGGCGTGTTCGTCACCTTCACGGTGAAGATGATCGAGCAGCTCCAGCGCTTCGAGTCGGTGCAGGCGCTCCAAGCGGCTTACCCTGCGCTCGACCTCAACGCGCTGCGCATGGTCGTCTACGCCTCCGTCTTGATCGGCCTCATGATCCTGCGCCCCGAGGGCATCTTCGGCGAGCGTGAGCTCGTGCGGCGCAAGCCGCGGCATCGCCTGAACCAGGCTCCTCCCGAGCCTCTGCCGGCGCGCACCGAGGCCGAGGCCCACCCGGAGGAGGGCACGGGTCCGCTCACGGGAAAGGCGGAGAAGTGA